A region from the Lolium perenne isolate Kyuss_39 chromosome 4, Kyuss_2.0, whole genome shotgun sequence genome encodes:
- the LOC127296023 gene encoding uncharacterized protein isoform X1, producing the protein MFKKKTSSSSCSCRLMKSTHLHPHATAVSSCRKSRPNRADSNPWAPGDIAAYSLHSPYLNQNTTEEATAAHPSPLPWLSQMDRGGAGYGMPGKEEQQAAGSTNQKTESFEGCSSSSSVKKIYPIDSPIKKRKPQYDLNDTRLSSLKYKFQDRLAWQENETARTESLGGDGIFIDKNCDTDMVNGVKELDSCENTQSLLGGCIEVDSINGIESQSMRKRASVSSSSSNNISSDAYSSFNSCGTKKTASWVRPRLEHDHPGLMLQPYDDDIERMYDVMNELANGDGSVDHIMDEKLYSNGVDDFMILPAGKTGCHGEKKKLTIDQEFEQYFSKLML; encoded by the exons atgttcaaaaaaaaaacctcGAGCTCGAGCTGTTCTTGTAGACTGATGAAAAGCACGCACTTGCATCCACACGCCACAGCGGTTTCTTCATGCAGAAAATCTCGGCCGAACAGAGCCGATAGTAATCCGTGGGCCCCTGGTGACATTGCGGCCTACTCCCTCCACTCTCCATATCTTAATCAGAACACAACTGAAGAAGCTACAGCTGCCCATCCCTCTCCCCTCCCTTGGCTGTCTCAAATGGATCGCGGCGGAGCTGGTTACGGGATGCCCGGGAAGGAGGAGCAGCAGGCGGCGGGTTCCACCAACCAGAAAACCGAAAGCTTCGAAGGCTG TTCCAGCTCCAGTAGCGTGAAGAAAATTTACCCTATTGACAGTCCAATTAAGAAACGGAAGCCACAGTATGATCTCAATGATACAAGGCTGTCATCGCTGAAATACAAGTTCCAGGACCGTTTAGCTTGGCAGGAGAATGAGACTGCAAGAACAGAAAGCTTAGGAGGCGATGGCATTTTCATCGACAAGAATTGTGACACCGACATGGTCAATGGTGTTAAGGAATTGGACTCTTGTGAGAATACACAAAGCCTTCTAGGTGGGTGCATCGAAGTCGACTCCATAAATGGAATCGAAAGCCAATCTATGAGAAAACGGGCGTCTGTATCCAGCAGCTCAAGCAACAACATTTCATCTGACGCCTACAGTTCTTTCAATAGCTGTGGCACCAAAAAGACTGCCAGCTGGGTGAGGCCACGCCTGGAGCATGATCACCCGGGTTTGATGCTGCAACCATACGATGATGACATTGAGAGGATGTATGATGTGATGAATGAGCTAGCAAATGGCGATGGTTCTGTAGATCATATCATGGATGAGAAGCTTTACTCGAACGGCGTCGACGATTTCATGATTTTGCCAGCAGGCAAGACTGGATGCCATG GTGAGAAGAAGAAGCTAACCATCGATCAAGAATTCGAGCAGTACTTTTCAAAGCTCATGCTTTAG
- the LOC127296023 gene encoding uncharacterized protein isoform X2 yields MFKKKTSSSSCSCRLMKSTHLHPHATAVSSCRKSRPNRADSNPWAPGDIAAYSLHSPYLNQNTTEEATAAHPSPLPWLSQMDRGGAGYGMPGKEEQQAAGSTNQKTESFEGCSSSVKKIYPIDSPIKKRKPQYDLNDTRLSSLKYKFQDRLAWQENETARTESLGGDGIFIDKNCDTDMVNGVKELDSCENTQSLLGGCIEVDSINGIESQSMRKRASVSSSSSNNISSDAYSSFNSCGTKKTASWVRPRLEHDHPGLMLQPYDDDIERMYDVMNELANGDGSVDHIMDEKLYSNGVDDFMILPAGKTGCHGEKKKLTIDQEFEQYFSKLML; encoded by the exons atgttcaaaaaaaaaacctcGAGCTCGAGCTGTTCTTGTAGACTGATGAAAAGCACGCACTTGCATCCACACGCCACAGCGGTTTCTTCATGCAGAAAATCTCGGCCGAACAGAGCCGATAGTAATCCGTGGGCCCCTGGTGACATTGCGGCCTACTCCCTCCACTCTCCATATCTTAATCAGAACACAACTGAAGAAGCTACAGCTGCCCATCCCTCTCCCCTCCCTTGGCTGTCTCAAATGGATCGCGGCGGAGCTGGTTACGGGATGCCCGGGAAGGAGGAGCAGCAGGCGGCGGGTTCCACCAACCAGAAAACCGAAAGCTTCGAAGGCTG CTCCAGTAGCGTGAAGAAAATTTACCCTATTGACAGTCCAATTAAGAAACGGAAGCCACAGTATGATCTCAATGATACAAGGCTGTCATCGCTGAAATACAAGTTCCAGGACCGTTTAGCTTGGCAGGAGAATGAGACTGCAAGAACAGAAAGCTTAGGAGGCGATGGCATTTTCATCGACAAGAATTGTGACACCGACATGGTCAATGGTGTTAAGGAATTGGACTCTTGTGAGAATACACAAAGCCTTCTAGGTGGGTGCATCGAAGTCGACTCCATAAATGGAATCGAAAGCCAATCTATGAGAAAACGGGCGTCTGTATCCAGCAGCTCAAGCAACAACATTTCATCTGACGCCTACAGTTCTTTCAATAGCTGTGGCACCAAAAAGACTGCCAGCTGGGTGAGGCCACGCCTGGAGCATGATCACCCGGGTTTGATGCTGCAACCATACGATGATGACATTGAGAGGATGTATGATGTGATGAATGAGCTAGCAAATGGCGATGGTTCTGTAGATCATATCATGGATGAGAAGCTTTACTCGAACGGCGTCGACGATTTCATGATTTTGCCAGCAGGCAAGACTGGATGCCATG GTGAGAAGAAGAAGCTAACCATCGATCAAGAATTCGAGCAGTACTTTTCAAAGCTCATGCTTTAG
- the LOC127296024 gene encoding E3 ubiquitin-protein ligase SDIR1 isoform X1, with the protein MSFVFRGSRADIEAGGSPGFAPERRAMRIHAGGRPVNSNSLAFLVTVLVLFMVLSSHQMSPNFMLWLVLGVFLMATSLRMLATCQQLQAQAQAHAAAANGFLGRTELRVHVPPSIAVATRGRLQSLRLQLALLDREFDDLDYDALRALDADNSPRAHSMSEEEINTLPVFKYKFQAQQASTAAQKSSDGPSVPLVSSPGSGKEKKQDTDGNSIMPEDELTCSICLEEVVVGDLLRSLPCLHQFHVNCIDPWLRQQGTCPVCKRQVSDGWQAASEVEVDASYMV; encoded by the exons ATGAGCTTTGTGTTCCGCGGCAGCAGGGCTGACATCGAGGCCGGTGGCTCCCCGGGGTTCGCCCCGGAGCGCCGTGCCATG CGGATTCATGCCGGAGGCCGGCCGGTGAACAGCAATTCCTTAGCTTTTCTTGTAACAG TTCTTGTTCTATTCATGGTACTAAGCTCGCACCAGATGTCTCCGAATTTTATG CTTTGGCTGGTGTTGGGTGTGTTCCTAATGGCCACCAGCCTTAGGATGCTGGCCACGTGCCAGCAGCTCCAAGCGCAGGCGCAAGCACATGCTGCAGCCGCCAACGGCTTCCTTGGACGCACTGAGTTGCGGGTGCATGTCCCGCCAAGCATAGCCGTTGCTACGAGAGGCCGGTTGCAAAGTCTCAGACTTCAACTTGCTCTGCTTGACCGCGAGTTTGATGATTTGG ATTATGATGCCCTTAGAGCTCTAGATGCCGACAATAGTCCACGTGCTCATTCTATGAGTGAAGAAGAAATAAATACTCTCCCTGTTTTCAAATACAAATTTCAGGCGCAGCAGGCAAGCACCGCTGCCCAAAAAAG TAGTGATGGACCATCTGTACCGCTGGTTTCCTCTCCTGGATCTGGCAAGGAG AAAAAGCAAGATACAGATGGAAACAGCATAATGCCAGAGGATGAGTTGACGTGCAGTATTTGCTTAGAGGAAGTTGTTGTGGGTGATCTATTGAGAAGCCTGCCATGCTTGCATCAG TTTCATGTGAACTGCATCGACCCATGGTTGCGCCAACAAGGAACATGCCCGGTCTGCAAGCGCCAGGTGAGCGACGGGTGGCAGGCGGCCAGCGAAGTCGAAGTGGACGCTTCTTACATGGTGTAA
- the LOC127296024 gene encoding E3 ubiquitin-protein ligase SDIR1 isoform X2, with the protein MSFVFRGSRADIEAGGSPGFAPERRAMRIHAGGRPVNSNSLAFLVTVLVLFMVLSSHQMSPNFMLWLVLGVFLMATSLRMLATCQQLQAQAQAHAAAANGFLGRTELRVHVPPSIAVATRGRLQSLRLQLALLDREFDDLDYDALRALDADNSPRAHSMSEEEINTLPVFKYKFQAQQASTAAQKSDGPSVPLVSSPGSGKEKKQDTDGNSIMPEDELTCSICLEEVVVGDLLRSLPCLHQFHVNCIDPWLRQQGTCPVCKRQVSDGWQAASEVEVDASYMV; encoded by the exons ATGAGCTTTGTGTTCCGCGGCAGCAGGGCTGACATCGAGGCCGGTGGCTCCCCGGGGTTCGCCCCGGAGCGCCGTGCCATG CGGATTCATGCCGGAGGCCGGCCGGTGAACAGCAATTCCTTAGCTTTTCTTGTAACAG TTCTTGTTCTATTCATGGTACTAAGCTCGCACCAGATGTCTCCGAATTTTATG CTTTGGCTGGTGTTGGGTGTGTTCCTAATGGCCACCAGCCTTAGGATGCTGGCCACGTGCCAGCAGCTCCAAGCGCAGGCGCAAGCACATGCTGCAGCCGCCAACGGCTTCCTTGGACGCACTGAGTTGCGGGTGCATGTCCCGCCAAGCATAGCCGTTGCTACGAGAGGCCGGTTGCAAAGTCTCAGACTTCAACTTGCTCTGCTTGACCGCGAGTTTGATGATTTGG ATTATGATGCCCTTAGAGCTCTAGATGCCGACAATAGTCCACGTGCTCATTCTATGAGTGAAGAAGAAATAAATACTCTCCCTGTTTTCAAATACAAATTTCAGGCGCAGCAGGCAAGCACCGCTGCCCAAAAAAG TGATGGACCATCTGTACCGCTGGTTTCCTCTCCTGGATCTGGCAAGGAG AAAAAGCAAGATACAGATGGAAACAGCATAATGCCAGAGGATGAGTTGACGTGCAGTATTTGCTTAGAGGAAGTTGTTGTGGGTGATCTATTGAGAAGCCTGCCATGCTTGCATCAG TTTCATGTGAACTGCATCGACCCATGGTTGCGCCAACAAGGAACATGCCCGGTCTGCAAGCGCCAGGTGAGCGACGGGTGGCAGGCGGCCAGCGAAGTCGAAGTGGACGCTTCTTACATGGTGTAA